The stretch of DNA GCATTTTAAAAAGGTCAGCCTTCTCTTTTTTTACAAGGGCAAATGCACAGCCCCCAAAACCGGCCCCTGACATTTTAGCTCCTATACATTCGGGTTGGCTTTTTGCTGCATCCACCAAGGCATCCAGCTCCGGGCCTGTGACCTCATAAAGGTTGCGCAGTGAGGCATGCGATTGCAACAGTAATTCTCCGAATCGTAGTATATCCCCGTTACGCAGGGCTGTTGCAGCTTGCTGCACCCGTTGGTTTTCAGCGATTACGTGCAGGGCGCGTTTCTGCACGTCACTTTCCGGGATCCATTGTTCAGCATCTTTAAAAGCAGCATCTGCCAAACAGGCAACCGGCCGGTGTCTGCTGATTTGCTGAAAGGCTGTGCCACATTCCTGCACCCGGATGTTAAAGACACTTTCCGCAAGCCTTCTTTCTTTGTTTGTGTTGAAAATGAGCATCACATAATCGTTCAGGTGTGCCGGCACGTAAGCATATTCTAAAGAGCTGCAATTCAACAGGAGCGCATGATTGGCCTTCCCCATGGCAACTGCAAACTGATCCATCAGCCCGCAGCGCACTCCCACAAAATCATTTTCAGCTTCCTTACAAAGCAAAGCCATCCTGACGCGGTCTGTTTGCCCGTTTCCAAATAAATTATCAAAAACGAAAGCAGTAAGCACTTCCAGGGCAGCCGAAGAGGAAAGTCCAGCACCGGCCGGAAGTGTAGACAGGTAGAAAACATCCGCGCCCCCCAGATTGTATCCTGCCTCTTGCATTTTTTTCAATACCCCTGCCGGATAATTACCCCAGCCATATTCTGGTGTAAAGACGATTTCTTCTTCAGGATTAAGCGTGATGATCCCCGGCTGACTG from Chitinophagales bacterium encodes:
- the galK gene encoding galactokinase encodes the protein MVLVTHLLHKFNEAFGSGTIPARVFFAPGRLCLIGEHIDYNGGLVLPAAISLGIYAVARVNNQKRITFISDSQPGIITLNPEEEIVFTPEYGWGNYPAGVLKKMQEAGYNLGGADVFYLSTLPAGAGLSSSAALEVLTAFVFDNLFGNGQTDRVRMALLCKEAENDFVGVRCGLMDQFAVAMGKANHALLLNCSSLEYAYVPAHLNDYVMLIFNTNKERRLAESVFNIRVQECGTAFQQISRHRPVACLADAAFKDAEQWIPESDVQKRALHVIAENQRVQQAATALRNGDILRFGELLLQSHASLRNLYEVTGPELDALVDAAKSQPECIGAKMSGAGFGGCAFALVKKEKADLFKMRVLEAYRRMTGFSATCYMAELVDGVRKIEPAVK